One Thalassospira marina DNA window includes the following coding sequences:
- a CDS encoding methyltransferase domain-containing protein, with amino-acid sequence MSNTHWDPVKYGLFGDERRRPAIDLIARLPKPAQGFSPENIVDLGCGPGTVTSLLADAYGVDGNMPTITGVDHSAEMLEKARKHDDRITWQQHDIATWKPEKPVDLLFTNAALQWVPGHANLLPRLCGFVKPGGLIAIQVPNNFLAPSHQLINEAGEKWEKEVAAAQDQIKIMRPGDYFDVLIPHCSNVDLWQTQYCHVLKGEDPVFNWVSSTALRPVLANLPNDDAREAFCTHYKTRLSQVYPPRPDGLTLFPFNRLFIVASKAG; translated from the coding sequence TTGTCCAATACACATTGGGACCCCGTTAAATATGGCCTTTTCGGTGATGAGCGCCGCCGCCCCGCAATTGATCTGATTGCCCGCCTGCCCAAACCGGCACAGGGTTTTTCCCCTGAAAACATTGTTGATCTGGGCTGCGGCCCCGGCACGGTAACGTCGCTTCTGGCGGATGCCTATGGCGTTGATGGCAACATGCCCACCATTACCGGGGTCGATCATTCTGCCGAGATGCTTGAAAAAGCCCGCAAACATGATGATCGCATCACCTGGCAGCAGCATGATATTGCCACCTGGAAGCCGGAAAAGCCGGTTGATCTGTTATTTACCAATGCGGCCCTGCAATGGGTTCCTGGCCATGCCAACCTGTTGCCGCGCCTGTGTGGTTTTGTCAAACCCGGCGGGTTGATTGCCATTCAGGTTCCCAACAATTTCCTTGCGCCCAGCCACCAGTTGATCAACGAAGCCGGTGAAAAATGGGAAAAGGAAGTTGCCGCCGCGCAGGACCAGATTAAAATCATGCGGCCGGGCGATTATTTTGATGTTCTGATTCCCCATTGCAGCAATGTCGATTTGTGGCAAACGCAATATTGCCACGTCCTCAAAGGCGAAGACCCGGTTTTTAACTGGGTTTCATCCACCGCATTGCGCCCGGTTCTGGCAAACCTGCCCAATGATGACGCCCGCGAAGCCTTTTGCACCCATTACAAAACCCGGCTAAGCCAGGTTTACCCGCCCCGCCCGGATGGGCTGACGCTGTTTCCGTTCAACCGGCTATTCATTGTTGCCAGCAAGGCCGGATAA
- a CDS encoding squalene/phytoene synthase family protein, with protein MTASPSPFYGSSEDPFFACKELAAAKNANLYRAAMRLNAARQRFFLAAYASMRVIDDIVDDGFLEKSDAERDSLRDETFDIIDRWQDQIEAAKVMADNPWPDVGPLPAAVYEALTLTLGESDLSVDPWVKLADALRKDVAEDPLDEWDDFIAYCEGATAAPASIFVYLLSARFDDEIGYVSALTASPLYHARDMAIFCYVVHILRDLPIDVKGPDRLVTIPGEILLAADISIGEIRNAIGQQNFDALNQLGAFMLEKAWEHFETGQARSAELLAILDPEETDTLSRLFGVYIELAALMDAGYGAFLADRAEIIKDTAQKSLPDLPGATATSKTGQGHAASHDDAADPVKDSGDSGPNTQ; from the coding sequence ATGACTGCGTCACCATCGCCCTTTTACGGTTCTTCCGAAGATCCGTTTTTTGCCTGCAAGGAACTGGCTGCCGCCAAGAACGCCAACCTTTACCGGGCAGCGATGCGCCTGAACGCTGCCAGACAGCGCTTTTTCCTTGCGGCTTACGCCTCGATGCGGGTGATCGACGATATCGTCGATGATGGTTTCCTTGAAAAATCCGATGCCGAACGCGACAGCCTGCGCGACGAAACATTCGACATTATCGACCGCTGGCAGGACCAGATCGAAGCCGCCAAAGTCATGGCCGACAACCCCTGGCCCGATGTCGGCCCGCTTCCCGCTGCCGTATACGAAGCCCTGACATTGACCCTTGGCGAAAGCGATCTTTCGGTTGATCCGTGGGTGAAGCTTGCCGATGCCCTGCGCAAGGATGTGGCGGAAGACCCGCTTGATGAATGGGACGATTTCATCGCCTATTGCGAAGGGGCCACTGCCGCTCCGGCATCGATCTTTGTTTATCTGCTATCTGCACGGTTTGACGATGAAATCGGTTATGTCTCCGCGCTGACGGCATCGCCGCTTTATCATGCGCGCGACATGGCAATTTTCTGCTATGTCGTTCATATCCTGCGTGATTTGCCAATTGATGTGAAAGGCCCTGATCGCCTTGTCACCATTCCAGGTGAAATCCTGCTGGCTGCCGATATCAGCATTGGTGAAATCCGCAATGCCATCGGCCAGCAGAATTTCGATGCCTTGAACCAGCTTGGCGCCTTCATGCTGGAAAAGGCATGGGAGCATTTTGAAACCGGCCAGGCCCGCAGTGCTGAACTGCTTGCCATTCTTGACCCCGAAGAAACCGACACCCTGTCGCGGCTTTTTGGCGTCTATATCGAACTGGCCGCCCTAATGGATGCCGGTTACGGTGCCTTTTTGGCCGACCGGGCCGAGATCATCAAAGACACCGCACAAAAAAGCCTGCCGGACCTTCCCGGTGCAACCGCCACCAGCAAAACCGGACAGGGCCATGCCGCCAGCCACGATGACGCCGCAGACCCGGTAAAAGACAGCGGTGATTCCGGCCCGAACACGCAATAA
- a CDS encoding divergent polysaccharide deacetylase family protein — MIGKLFKFMRRGRKAESSAPEPDDDLSSETGAEDVPFTELPYDEQLRRLPLRPPTRRWRLSKFLLLVLYLLPFGVASLAAIPLLDPETGWRLFHMGSPRVTDAIPGTERELQDEIAQGVLDIEARNRAEEEARRKAAAQAGAGAPNAADMPPGVSDLAGGETGQGDGAGGMAAGNGSGGSASGPSPEELAALAEGGGFDEKIEPDPLRPAPIPGMDEEGSFGRIPRIAEDGRTPAKVYARPFTLEPEQPYVAVIVTGLGLNEDRTTKAIEDLPLNISLGLSPYADNLPKIVARARQMGHEVFLQLPMEPDDFPLSDPGPRALMTSLPEGENLVRLEWLLARFPGYAGVVGHLGSKFANLDSSIRPVIDFLDKTGLMYVDGSNSGMVSLAAQLAANTEEPNAIIDFNIDTIPSRRAIDAQLAAMVNKAKTDGFAIGLAQSYPVTIQRLRNWAQRLERQGVKLAPISALAGKQVVPQNPQEAAAAQRRNMSDEEAHKGDSASGNADATEQTIEGN, encoded by the coding sequence GTGATCGGTAAACTGTTCAAATTCATGCGGCGTGGCCGCAAAGCGGAATCCTCTGCACCTGAACCGGACGACGATTTATCGTCCGAAACGGGGGCGGAGGATGTTCCGTTTACAGAACTGCCCTATGATGAACAGTTGCGCCGTTTGCCGCTGCGCCCGCCAACACGGCGCTGGCGCCTGTCAAAGTTTCTGTTGCTGGTTCTTTATCTGCTGCCGTTTGGCGTTGCGTCGCTGGCGGCCATTCCCCTGCTGGACCCTGAAACCGGCTGGCGCCTGTTTCATATGGGATCACCACGCGTAACCGATGCCATCCCCGGCACTGAACGCGAATTGCAGGACGAAATTGCCCAAGGCGTGCTTGATATCGAGGCGCGCAACCGTGCCGAGGAAGAAGCCCGTCGCAAAGCCGCCGCCCAAGCCGGTGCGGGCGCCCCCAATGCCGCCGACATGCCCCCGGGCGTATCGGACCTTGCAGGCGGGGAAACCGGCCAGGGCGATGGTGCGGGCGGAATGGCGGCGGGTAATGGCAGTGGCGGTTCGGCCAGTGGCCCCTCGCCCGAGGAACTGGCAGCCCTTGCAGAAGGCGGCGGATTTGATGAAAAAATCGAACCCGACCCGCTGCGCCCGGCCCCCATTCCCGGCATGGATGAAGAAGGCAGCTTTGGCCGCATTCCGCGCATTGCCGAAGATGGCCGCACGCCTGCCAAGGTTTATGCCCGCCCCTTCACGCTGGAACCAGAACAGCCCTATGTCGCGGTAATTGTTACCGGGCTTGGTCTGAACGAGGATCGCACCACCAAGGCGATCGAGGACCTGCCGCTTAACATTTCGCTGGGCCTGTCGCCCTATGCCGATAACCTGCCCAAAATTGTGGCCCGCGCCCGGCAGATGGGCCACGAAGTGTTCCTGCAATTGCCGATGGAACCCGATGATTTCCCGCTTTCGGACCCCGGCCCGCGCGCCCTGATGACCAGCCTGCCCGAAGGTGAAAACCTTGTGCGGCTGGAATGGCTGCTGGCGCGTTTTCCAGGTTATGCCGGGGTGGTGGGGCATCTGGGGTCGAAATTTGCCAATCTGGACAGTTCCATTCGCCCGGTGATAGATTTCCTCGACAAAACGGGCCTGATGTATGTTGATGGCAGCAATAGCGGCATGGTCAGCCTTGCCGCGCAGCTTGCCGCCAATACCGAAGAACCCAACGCCATTATTGATTTCAACATCGATACCATTCCCAGCCGCCGCGCCATTGATGCCCAGCTTGCCGCAATGGTGAACAAGGCAAAAACCGATGGTTTTGCCATTGGCCTTGCCCAATCCTACCCGGTGACGATCCAGCGATTGCGCAACTGGGCGCAGCGCCTGGAACGCCAGGGGGTCAAACTTGCACCAATAAGCGCCCTTGCCGGTAAACAGGTCGTCCCGCAGAACCCGCAGGAAGCCGCCGCCGCACAGCGCAGAAACATGTCTGACGAAGAAGCCCACAAGGGCGATAGCGCATCAGGCAATGCTGACGCCACCGAACAAACCATCGAGGGTAACTGA
- a CDS encoding alpha/beta fold hydrolase, giving the protein MTVTETIAAQKDTDNGTPGRVVCDHFIALCGYETRIRQWGQPGKPAIIMVHGLARLSHDFDILASQLADDYFILCPDIIGRGHSAWANSPDEEYVPAFYARQMIEMMDHFNIDRCSWIGTSMGGIIGMVVTSMAPSRIERLLLNDIGPELAQEAVDRIKAYVGGTPEFASIAEIEAVLRTIYAPFGLENDAEWAELAMNSARRLPNGKFAMHYDSRVMDVFRDQIDDYDAWDIFNAITCPITLFSGAKSDLIPKAIVEKMTAAKPEMPVLSLENCGHAPYLNTRAQIEAVKIFLKS; this is encoded by the coding sequence ATGACCGTGACCGAAACTATCGCTGCGCAGAAAGATACGGATAACGGAACGCCAGGCCGGGTCGTTTGCGACCATTTCATTGCCTTGTGCGGTTATGAAACCCGCATCCGGCAATGGGGCCAGCCGGGTAAACCCGCGATTATCATGGTGCATGGGCTGGCACGCCTGTCCCACGATTTTGATATCCTCGCAAGCCAGCTTGCCGATGATTATTTCATTCTATGCCCCGATATTATCGGGCGCGGCCATTCCGCCTGGGCCAATAGCCCGGACGAGGAATATGTACCGGCATTCTATGCCCGGCAAATGATTGAAATGATGGACCATTTCAATATTGATCGCTGTAGCTGGATTGGCACATCGATGGGCGGCATCATTGGCATGGTTGTAACCAGCATGGCCCCAAGCCGTATTGAACGCCTGCTGTTAAACGATATCGGCCCGGAACTGGCACAGGAGGCCGTCGACCGCATCAAGGCCTATGTCGGTGGCACGCCGGAATTTGCCAGCATTGCCGAAATCGAAGCCGTTTTGCGCACCATCTATGCGCCCTTCGGCCTGGAAAACGATGCCGAATGGGCCGAACTGGCGATGAATTCCGCCCGCAGGCTGCCCAATGGCAAATTCGCCATGCATTACGATTCGCGCGTGATGGATGTTTTTCGCGACCAGATCGACGATTATGACGCCTGGGATATCTTTAATGCCATCACCTGCCCCATCACCCTGTTTAGCGGGGCGAAGTCCGATTTGATCCCCAAAGCCATCGTCGAAAAAATGACGGCAGCCAAACCCGAAATGCCGGTTCTGTCTCTGGAAAACTGCGGACATGCGCCCTATCTGAATACCAGGGCGCAAATTGAAGCCGTTAAAATATTCTTAAAAAGCTAA
- a CDS encoding GFA family protein, with protein MTTHDHSMGSAVDPTVDANLDHTMTGQCRCGQVHFQITARPIMTAACHCAGCQSMSSSAFSLTAMVPGAAFAVTRGEPVLGGLHGPDLHHFFCPHCMTWMFTRIEGIDAFVNVRPTLLQDSRWTTPFIETMTKNRLSWVSTPAKYQFDEFPPMDQFDDLMKAFAASLD; from the coding sequence ATGACGACGCATGATCACAGCATGGGTTCCGCCGTTGATCCCACCGTTGATGCCAACCTCGATCACACAATGACGGGACAATGCCGATGCGGGCAGGTACATTTCCAAATCACGGCCCGCCCGATCATGACGGCAGCCTGCCATTGTGCAGGTTGCCAATCCATGAGCAGCAGCGCCTTTTCCCTGACCGCCATGGTCCCCGGCGCGGCCTTTGCCGTAACCAGGGGCGAACCGGTATTGGGTGGGCTGCACGGGCCAGACTTGCACCATTTTTTCTGCCCGCATTGCATGACATGGATGTTCACGCGGATTGAAGGCATCGATGCCTTTGTCAATGTCCGCCCGACATTGTTGCAAGACAGCCGCTGGACCACGCCCTTTATCGAGACAATGACCAAAAACCGGCTTTCGTGGGTCAGCACCCCGGCGAAATACCAGTTCGATGAATTCCCGCCGATGGACCAGTTTGATGATCTGATGAAGGCCTTTGCCGCATCGCTGGACTGA
- a CDS encoding RNA pyrophosphohydrolase, whose protein sequence is MPGSDLPYRPCVGIALFNEKGEVWIGNRIGFEGAWQLPQGGIDGDETPKDAALRELMEEIGTDKAEIIAETPEWLTYDLPAHLIGKAFGGKYRGQKQKWFAMRYLGQDEDFVIHGDHPEFDAWRWNDFLSLPDMIVPFKRPVYQQLVEIFKTVPDQIKQSEDQA, encoded by the coding sequence ATGCCCGGAAGCGACCTTCCCTATCGCCCGTGTGTTGGCATTGCCCTGTTTAATGAAAAGGGCGAAGTCTGGATTGGCAACCGCATCGGATTTGAAGGCGCCTGGCAGTTACCCCAGGGGGGCATTGACGGGGATGAAACCCCAAAAGACGCCGCCCTTCGCGAATTGATGGAAGAAATTGGCACTGACAAGGCCGAAATCATTGCCGAAACCCCCGAATGGCTGACCTATGACCTGCCCGCGCACTTGATTGGCAAGGCTTTTGGCGGCAAATACCGGGGCCAGAAGCAAAAATGGTTTGCCATGCGCTATCTGGGGCAGGACGAAGATTTTGTCATTCATGGCGATCATCCCGAATTTGATGCCTGGCGCTGGAACGACTTTTTGTCCCTTCCCGATATGATCGTTCCCTTCAAACGCCCGGTTTACCAACAGCTGGTAGAAATTTTCAAAACTGTTCCAGATCAAATCAAACAGTCAGAAGATCAGGCATAA